The following coding sequences lie in one uncultured Methanobrevibacter sp. genomic window:
- the rqcH gene encoding ribosome rescue protein RqcH: protein MKSMSNVDIFTISNELNNLLSGARVDKSFQPTKDIVVMRFHVPGTGRVDLVMQCGSRIHTSQYPLENPTTPPRFPMLLRKKIKGAHVESIKQHNFDRVVEIRVKKDKYYTIIVELFDKGNIILLDDEDNIILPLKRKHWSTRDISSKQQYVFPEERGINPISTTEDEFKSIFDDEESDAVRTLARNGLGSLYAEEIIKRANDITEIDKNTPNNELTDNQLEGLYQGFKNLFDSLNDENIKPQIVKSDSKEDVVALDLVNYDDFEKTYFDSFNEACDEFYSKKVNVDIVSVKESAWNKKVNKFEKRLRLQQETLNNFHKTIEDSQHKGEVIYSNYPAIENIVNVVNQARSKDYSFKDIGKTLKNAKKEGMAEAQIYESIDKLGVLTLRIDDTSLTIDPKLTIPENAENYYEKAKKAKRKTKGAEIAIENTKKQLEDIKAKKDIAMENIAVPKKRVKKNLKWYEKLRWFISSDNHLVIGGRDANSNESVVKKYLDPNDIYLHADIHGASSTAIKLNGDKVNDNLLKESGEFAASFSSAWSLGYTSQDVFWVHPDQVSKTPEAGEFLAKGSFVIRGHRNYIRGARVKLAIGIVDYEGKRIMAGPIDALEAHCDNFVVVKPGFMKKEAIAKKIIHKINEDDLLTLDDIIRVLPSGKCDIDEEYHLQKKYENY from the coding sequence ATGAAATCAATGTCCAATGTTGATATTTTCACAATAAGTAATGAATTGAATAACCTGTTAAGTGGTGCCAGAGTAGATAAATCATTCCAGCCAACCAAGGATATCGTAGTCATGAGATTTCACGTTCCTGGAACCGGAAGAGTGGATTTGGTCATGCAATGTGGCTCAAGAATACATACAAGCCAATATCCGCTTGAAAATCCTACCACACCACCAAGATTTCCTATGCTTTTGAGAAAAAAAATCAAGGGCGCCCATGTCGAAAGCATCAAGCAGCACAATTTTGACCGTGTAGTTGAAATAAGGGTGAAAAAGGACAAGTACTACACAATCATTGTGGAACTCTTCGACAAGGGAAACATCATCCTTCTTGATGACGAGGACAATATCATTCTCCCACTTAAAAGAAAACATTGGAGCACCAGGGACATCAGCTCAAAACAGCAATACGTCTTTCCGGAAGAACGTGGAATTAACCCTATAAGCACCACAGAGGACGAATTCAAAAGCATATTTGATGATGAGGAAAGTGATGCGGTAAGGACCCTTGCAAGAAACGGCCTTGGAAGCCTGTACGCTGAAGAGATCATCAAAAGGGCAAATGACATAACTGAAATTGATAAAAACACCCCAAACAACGAATTAACAGACAATCAACTGGAAGGACTATACCAGGGATTCAAGAATCTCTTTGACAGCCTCAACGATGAAAACATCAAGCCACAGATTGTCAAAAGCGATTCAAAAGAGGATGTTGTTGCACTGGATCTGGTTAATTACGATGACTTTGAAAAGACATACTTCGACTCATTCAATGAGGCATGCGATGAGTTCTACTCCAAAAAGGTAAATGTTGACATAGTAAGTGTCAAGGAATCAGCATGGAACAAGAAAGTAAACAAGTTCGAAAAAAGGTTACGTTTACAACAAGAGACACTCAATAATTTTCATAAAACAATCGAAGACAGTCAACATAAAGGAGAGGTTATCTATTCTAATTACCCTGCCATCGAAAACATAGTTAATGTTGTCAACCAAGCAAGGAGTAAGGACTACTCTTTCAAGGATATTGGCAAAACTTTGAAAAACGCCAAAAAGGAAGGCATGGCAGAAGCCCAGATTTATGAGTCAATCGATAAGCTCGGAGTATTGACCCTGAGAATAGACGATACCAGTTTAACCATTGACCCAAAACTTACCATACCTGAAAATGCTGAAAATTATTATGAAAAGGCTAAAAAGGCAAAAAGAAAAACAAAAGGTGCTGAAATAGCTATTGAAAATACCAAAAAACAGCTTGAAGACATCAAGGCCAAAAAGGACATAGCGATGGAAAACATTGCGGTTCCAAAAAAGAGGGTGAAAAAGAATCTCAAGTGGTATGAAAAATTGAGATGGTTCATAAGTTCCGATAACCACTTGGTCATCGGAGGACGTGACGCCAACAGCAATGAGAGCGTTGTCAAAAAATATCTGGACCCAAATGACATTTACCTTCATGCGGATATACATGGTGCATCATCAACTGCCATAAAATTAAATGGAGATAAAGTAAATGATAATCTCCTTAAAGAATCCGGGGAGTTTGCCGCATCATTTTCATCTGCTTGGTCACTTGGTTACACATCTCAAGACGTATTTTGGGTTCACCCGGACCAAGTTTCAAAAACACCTGAAGCGGGGGAATTTTTGGCAAAAGGATCATTTGTGATAAGGGGCCACAGAAATTATATAAGAGGTGCAAGGGTAAAACTGGCAATCGGTATTGTTGACTATGAGGGAAAACGAATTATGGCAGGTCCTATAGATGCACTCGAAGCACACTGCGACAATTTTGTTGTAGTGAAACCTGGATTTATGAAAAAAGAGGCAATAGCCAAAAAAATAATACATAAAATAAACGAGGATGACCTGTTGACACTGGATGATATAATCAGAGTACTGCCATCCGGAAAATGTGACATCGACGAGGAATATCACTTGCAAAAAAAATATGAAAATTATTAA